The Misgurnus anguillicaudatus chromosome 21, ASM2758022v2, whole genome shotgun sequence genome includes a window with the following:
- the LOC129433082 gene encoding uncharacterized protein — protein sequence MDVEGHKCSVCDKSFSVKSNLTRHMQLHFPKEHVCEVCGKSFALKQQLSSHQKQHLYPCIRLYRQGEAKLQCTDAAKSVAMAPSKAVDPSCLNSEKAEAAAKEAGGEMWKGQLVVTFGKYAGQSFRWLLENDVGWVIWLLSEYCQKGEQNDLLKWQKERLLQYAREFPPVTFHLNKRLEESRKDKGKKAESTVSKFQQDPDYASDAELLAAAETVLEESEVAVSTQLTTWGELTPAVSLDSSHSLSTSQGRPSSPVDTSASETSGILREGWQKYWEHPPPSTQANGIAPPNIKWLKYDETYGLFERPSKYKNAKGEIVERRLLKEKMEFHPPPIPTSVKGGLPNMMAFFTTPVFFWRPVGVMQAKIRCPSSNCPARPDEYLEKKGFGSYARQVCGMKYNYTLLTEKLKCSHCEKMRRAVSKTHGDADSEDEDSHHVQQYIWLAHSPKILMNLAPAIRSMFPAILCGKRAIDKGVVTLLNDRVNSVSMNKVQRLLQQGHDEWYVERRDLYQTLLYEAHTAGSASSQKSILSFVKAAGTYTPPLPRSPLPCARVLRRAHMIMEMEKMSVYRASILSVTGEILCIDGTKK from the exons ATGGATGTGGAGGGACACAAGTGCAGTGTTTGTGACAAGAGTTTCTCTGTGAAGTCCAACCTGACTCGGCACATGCAGCTTCATTTTCCAAAGGAGCATGTGTGTGAAGTGTGTGGGAAAAGCTTTGCACTGAAACAGCAGCTGAGCAGCCACCAAAAACAGCACCTGTACCCATGCATCCGTCTGTACAGACAGGGAGAGGCCAAGCTGCAGTGTACGGATGCAGCTAAGAGTGTGGCAATGGCCCCCAGCAAAGCAGTAGATCCCAGCTGTCTGAATTCTGAAAAGGCGGAGGCTGCTGCAAAGGAAGCTGGAGGGGAAATGTGGAAAGGCCAGCTAGTTGTCACATTCGGCAAATATGCAGGACAGTCTTTCAGGTGGTTGCTTGAAAATGATGTGGGCTGGGTCATATGGCTGCTGTCTGAATATTGCCAGAAGGGTGAGCAGAATGATCTCCTTAAGTGGCAAAAGGAGCGATTGCTGCAGTATGCCAGAGAGTTCCCGCCTGTCACCTTTCATCTTAACAAACGCTTGGAG GAGTCAAGGAAAGACAAGGGAAAGAAGGCTGAATCTACAGTTTCAAAGTTCCAGCAGGATCCTGACTATGCCAGTGATGCTGAATTGTTGGCAGCTGCTG AGACTGTCCTTGAAGAGTCTGAGGTAGCGGTCTCCACACAACTAACCACCTGGGGAGAGCTCACACCGGCTGTGAGTCTGGACTCTTCCCACAGCCTCAGCACATCTCAGGGAAGACCTTCTTCCCCTGTAGACACCTCTGCCTCAGAAACCAGTGGCATCTTGCGAGAGGGCTGGCAGAAATACTGGGAGCATCCACCTCCATCTACACAAGCCAATGGTATAGCGCCTCCTAACATCAAGTGGCTGAAATATGATGAGACGTATGGTCTGTTTGAGCGGCCTTCAAAGTACAAGAATGCCAAAGGAGAGATTGTGGAGAGAAGGCTTTTAAAGGAGAAGATGGAGTTCCACCCACCCCCAATTCCTACTTCTGTCAAGGGAGGACTGCCCAACATGATGGCCTTTTTCACAACCCCTGTCTTCTTCTGGCGCCCAGTTGGTGTGATGCAAGCCAAGATCCGCTGCCCTAGCTCCAACTGCCCTGCACGACCAGATGAATACCTTGAGAAGAAAGGCTTTGGTAGTTATGCTAGGCAAGTGTGTGGGATGAAGTACAATTACACCCTGTTGACGGAGAAGCTGAAGTGTTCACATTGTGAAAAGATGAGGCGGGCAGTGAGTAAGACACATGGTGACGCAGACAGTGAAGATGAGGACAGTCATCATGTTCAGCAGTACATTTGGCTGGCACATAGTCCCAAGATTCTGATGAACTTGGCCCCAGCCATCAGAAGCATGTTTCCTGCCATACTGTGTGGGAAGCGTGCTATTGACAAAGGCGTGGTTACTCTTCTGAATGACAGGGTCAACAGTGTGTCCATGAACAAAGTCCAGAGACTGCTGCAGCAGGGACATGATGAGTGGTATGTGGAGCGCCGTGACCTGTACCAGACTCTCCTTTATGAAGCCCACACAGCTGGATCTGCATCGTCTCAGAAGAGCATCCTGTCCTTTGTCAAGGCTGCTGGTACTTACACCCCTCCTCTGCCCCGGTCTCCCCTTCCTTGTGCCCGTGTGCTGAGGCGTGCGCACATGATCATGGAGATGGAAAAGATGTCTGTGTACAGAGCCTCAATCCTCAGTGTGACTGGAGAAATCCTCTGCATTGATGGCACAAAAAAG TGA